One window from the genome of Oryctolagus cuniculus chromosome 1, mOryCun1.1, whole genome shotgun sequence encodes:
- the HARBI1 gene encoding putative nuclease HARBI1: protein MAIPITVLDCDLLLYGRGHRTLDRFKLDDVTDEHLMSMYGFPRQFIYYLVELLGTSLSRPTQRSRAISPETQILAALGFYTSGSFQTRLGDAIGISQASMSRCVANVTEALVERASQFIRFPADEASTQALKDEFYGLAGMPGVIGVVDCLHVAIKAPNAEDLSYVNRKGLHSLNCLMVCDIRGALMTVETNWPGSLRDSAVLQQSALSRHLEAGLHKGSWLLGDSSFFLRTWLMTPLHIPETPAEYRYNMAHSATHSVIEKTFRTLCSRFRCLDGSKGALQYSPEKSSHIILACCVLHNISLEHGMDIWSSPMTGPVDQPPEEEFEHMESLDLEADRIRQELMLAHFS from the exons ATGGCTATACCCATCACGGTGCTGGACTGTGATCTCTTGCTGTATGGCCGAGGTCACCGGACACTGGACCGCTTTAAGCTGGATGATGTGACCGATGAGCACCTGATGTCCATGTATGGGTTTCCTCGGCAGTTCATTTATTACTTAGTGGAGCTCCTAGGAACCAGTCTTTCTAGACCTACTCAGCGATCCAGGGCTATTAGCCCAGAGACACAGATCCTCGCGGCCTTGGGCTTTTACACCTCGGGCTCCTTCCAGACCCGCCTGGGAGATGCTATTGGAATCAGCCAGGCCTCCATGAGTCGCTGCGTTGCCAATGTCACCGAAGCGCTGGTGGAAAGGGCCTCCCAGTTCATTCGCTTTCCGGCCGACGAAGCCTCCACACAAGCTCTGAAGGATGAATTCTACGGGCTCGCAGGGATGCCGGGGGTCATAGGGGTGGTTGACTGCCTGCATGTGGCAATCAAGGCACCCAATGCCGAAGACCTCTCCTACGTGAACCGCAAGGGGCTGCATTCCTTAAACTGCCTGATGGTGTGTGACATCCGAGGGGCCCTGATGACCGTGGAGACAAACTGGCCGGGCAGCCTACGGGACTCCGCCGTGCTGCAGCAGTCCGCTCTCAGTCGGCACTTGGAAGCCGGGTTGCACAAAGGTAGCTGGCTCCTTG GTGACAGCTCCTTCTTTCTCCGCACCTGGCTCATGACCCCGCTTCACATTCCTGAAACTCCAGCTGAATATCGCTACAACATGGCCCATTCCGCAACGCACAGTGTTATCGAGAAGACGTTCCGAACCCTCTGCTCCCGATTCCGCTGCCTGGACGGATCCAAGGGGGCACTGCAGTACTCTCCAGAGAAGTCCAGTCACATCATCCTGGCTTGCTGTGTCCTCCACAACATCTCCTTGGAGCACGGGATGGACATTTGGTCCTCTCCAATGACAGGACCCGTAGACCAGCCCCCTGAGGAAGAGTTTGAGCACATGGAGTCCCTGGACTTAGAGGCTGACCGTATCCGACAGGAGCTGATGCTTGCTCATTTTAGTTAA